TCAAAAAGGATCTGCAATTTCTGATACCTCTCCTCCGAAAATTTCCCAAGTGCTACTGGATATGGAATTATCGCATGTGGCTTCTTGATGAAGCCAAGCGTCTTCTTCCCCGAGCTGTTGCTCGCAAATTCTGGCAAGAAGAGCTTGCCCTTGTTGGTAAGATGCTTAGCCTGGATAGCAGAAACTTCCATGGCTGGGGCTACAGACGATTTGTCGTAGAGTCATTGGAAAAACTTGCACCAGAAGACCAGGAAGTGCGAAGTATGGCACAGGATGAATTTGAGTACGCGAAGAAAATGATAGGCACAAATCTGTCCAATTTCTCTGCCTGGCACTATCGTACGAAGCTCATCCAGCGACTGCTGAGCGAGCAGTCCGCCAGTGATGAAACACGCAAGAAGATGCTCGACGATGGTCAGTTCTCCCATTGCGCTAAACAGGTGTCTGCTGCTGGGACGATACTGACAGGCATAGCAGAACTGGATCTCATCCACCGTGCTCTGTGCGACCCTTACGATCAGTCACTGTGGTTCTATCACCAGAACCTGATGTGTACATTTGATCCTTCACTATCAGATCAGTCGATGGCGCCAAATCTGAGTAATGATGAACGGTTAAAATATTTGCGTAAGGAGATCGGTGAGATTCAAGAAATGCTTGACGGGGCAGAGGATTGCAAATACATATACCAGGCGTTGATCGACTGTACTCTTTTGGCAAGGAAAGTGAAAGGGACCATGCCCAGTACCGACCAGGAGAACATTTTAAGTTGGCTTTCTGAACTAAAGAAGTTGGATCCGCTACGATGTGGACGATGGCTAGATTTTGAGAAGTCGCTCCATGCTGATGTATGAACCATTTGGTTACGTTGTGGAAATCCCACGACACTTTCATGATGGCCCTCAACTACATAACCTGTATTATTCATCTATGTACctcgtacggagtacattaTTGTCTCTTGAAAATCCGCCGATCGGGTGTGGAGGGGGTGATATTCGTCTCGAAATTAACATCTGACTAGTTTCAGAATAACAGGTGGCAACAGCGTTTCAGTTACACAGTAGGAGCGTCTCGGTGGTCACAGAAGctattatctatctactctgtacataCTCTATCGCACAGATTGTAGATTGCAGATTGACGTAGATGACCATCAAAAGTCAGTTGAGTAggtaatgatgatgagagcTTATAAATAAGAACAGTGGACAGTCACTCGTCCCTGAAGCTGTGGGCCAACCAACCCGACCTTAGAACTAGGTCGAGACTTAAGGTACTAGCCAGAAACAGTCTTGGCTCTCCCATCAAAATAATGGTACCTTAGATCCATTATTGAGCGGAGAGAGTTATCACCTCCCAATTCCAAGGACTCAAGAGTAAGTAGGTAGTCAACCGTCAAGCCATTGGATTACTTCAGGTCGGTCTTGACTTTCTACTGGTGTTActtgttttctttcctttccccctTTTACCACCCCAAGAGTTATCTGGTGGCTTTGTATTCATTCCCAGTTCTGACCATCCAACCTATCGCACTCCCGCCCACTGCTCGCCTCCCCCTTTCCTCCCCTAATATGGACTTTTGTTGTCCTGATCTCCCGGCACCTCTTATTTCGTGATCAAGCATATCTTACAGACCCTCAAAGAGCTTCCTCTAAGATCAAAATCGTCCGCCTAGCTGGCCCCAGGCGGTCGAGTGTACCATGTCTTCTGGAGGAACCAGTGCCGAGTACAACGGGGTGAGTGTCTTGCCCGGCATCTGTCCTTACTGGGGAAATATTGactgacgatgatgttgataAGGATGCATTTGATGACGCCTCTGAAGTACAGACTACCAGCAACCCCAGCCTCACCGTCTCGATTCCTCAGAGCTCATCTACGCGCTCTCTCACAGACAGTCCTCCGAGCGGAACAAATGCAACATCTCAGTTCACCGAAGCTCCGCCTCTCCCATCTGTTACTCAGAACGAAGATAAGAGGGATGAGGACACTGAAGATGCCAGGTCGGAAAGGCAGTCCGGGACGGATGAAACGCCTCGCAGGACCAGATCTCCAAAATCGCCCTTGTTGACGACCCACCGACTATCGACGACTTCTCTTGACGAGGTGAATCTTGCTAGTAACAACTTAGACGAGGTTACCCTGCAGAATCATGATTTGAGCCAGGAGCCCATGTCCGACGTTCCCCCTGTACCTTCCCGAAATTCAGCATCCTCTGCTCAAAGCATACCCCTCCAGGGACTATCTGGCAACCTTCCTTCCAACTCATGGGGATCACCTCCCGTGAACAGGACCCCGGCCCAAGTGGTCCCTGCTCCAGCGCCGCCCTTGACCCGAAAACTCACTGGCCCATTTGCCTGGCTTTCCCGAAGCTCAACGGCAAGTCGCGAAGTCAAGTCGCCTCCACCGCAAACTAGTCGGCGGAACACGGCTGCGTCCGTCTCTACCCTCTCAAGCAATTCCGAGTTGACCAAgcatgatggagaagatTTGGATGGTTCAGCGGCCAGGAGACCAAGGCGCAGCAGCCTAAAGGACCAATTCAAGTTACTAAGGATGCGGGATGAAGGACTGGTTTCGGAGAACGACGGAGCAAGTGTCGCGTCAGGACGGGCAAGCATCAGTCATTCTGCTGGAAGTCCTCCCAGTATacctgaagaagaagaacatgtCTCTGCTCCACCTCTTGCATCGCCACAAACTGTTCCGCCTACAGCCAATCCCAATTTGCCCCCGGGAACAGTCTCGGGAATATCTGCTTCTGCCACCGATGCGTCTGCGCCTGTCGATTGGGAGCTGTGGCAGAAACTTGTAAATGATGGTCCGCAGGCGCTCAAAGGACCGAACTCAGAAGAGATTAATGCGGCCATCAAGCGAGGAATCCCCCAGACCATTCGAGGAGTCATCTGGCAGATTCTGGCTGACAGTAGGAATCcggagctggaagaggtcTACAAAGATCTCGTTGCCCGCGGCACGGATAAAGAAAAGCAAGTCACAAACGGTACAGGGGAACAGGAGTCCCTGGATTCATCTCGCGCATCTGTGCGATCGGAGAACTCAACCACGCACTCGAATCATGGATCTTCTCAGAGCCCCTCCCAGGAGATCGACCCTGAGAAGCTGGCTAAAGAGCAGGCGGCTAACGAGATAGCTCGCAAAAAGAAAGCTAAGGAAGATGCCATGGCACTTCAAAAACTGGAGAAGGCTATTCGTCGCGACCTTGGTGCGCGCACCAGCTATTCTCGGTACTTTGTGTcacaaggaaatcaagatGGTCTGTTCGGTCTGTGTAAAGCCTACGCTCTCTACGATGAGGCCGTGGGATATGCGCAGGGGATGAATTTTATTGTCATGCCACTCCTATTCAACGTAAGGACTCAACCCTAACTTGCACTCAGTGGGAGGATCGTGTTATCTAACTACAAGTCCGCGTAGATGGATGAGGCCGAGGCCTTTACGTTACTAGTGAAGCTGATGAACAAGTATGGCCTACGGGAGATGTTTATCAATGACATGCCTGGTCTCCATCGCAATTTGTACGTCTTCGAACGTCTGCTGGAAGACTGGGAGCCAGCCCTGTACTGTCACCTTCGCCGGCGAGGTGTTCATCCCCAACTTTATGCCACTCAATGGTTTCTGACCCTTTTCGCCTACCGTTTCCCGCTACAACTTGTTCTCCGGATCTACGATTTGATATTCGAAGAAGGTCTTGAGAGCACCATTCTCAAGTTTGCAATCGCTATCATGCGCCGCAATGCTGAGACCCTACTGACAATGAAGGACATGACACCACTGACTACTTTCCTGAAAGAACGCCTGTTCGACGTCTACATTGATAAGCAGCCTTCACCATCTTCAATTCTTGAGTCGGGGTTCTTCGGCAGCTCTGGCGCAGCGGACAAGGAGGTCTATAGGGCGGATATCATGGTGCAGGATGCTTGTGGAATTTCCCTGGCCCCCGGAACGATTAGCACCTACACTGCGGAGTGGGAAGAAAAAGTGCGGACGGAGCGAGAGCGTGAAGCTGAACTGGAGGGGCTCAGGAACACCGTGGCCAACCAAAGTGCCCGGATACGCCTCCTAGAAGAGCAAGCCGAGGCATCTGATAAAGAGCATGTACAGCTTGCTTCAGAACTCGTGCACCTCAAGGTGGAGAATGAAGAGCTCTCTGACATCAATGATGCTCTGAAATTTCAGGTTAGCGAGCTGAAGATTGTTGTGGACAAGCAGCCCGCAGAGGTTGAGGAGAAGCTTCGCACAGAAATGGACCGGATAATGAAGCGCAACATGGAAGTTCAAAACGAAAATCGGTCTTTGTCAGAGCAGATGGCAGAAATGGAGAGGGAGCTTGTGGAGGCGAAGATGCAATGGGCTGAGGTAAGCATTCAGCGATTGCTAAGATGATATGTCCCGATCTGACGTTTGCTGCAGATACACGAAAAGTACGAGAACCTCAAACAGAAATGGAGTGATCTCCGCAAAGCTCTTGACTAGACTTGCGAAATGTGCTATGCAACGCGAGTCCAGGCCTTCTACCGCGTTCAGCAGTATCATCCAATCTCGAGTTTGCCAAACCGCTAATCACACGGAGCCATGGTGGCACCGGCAGTTTCTATGTACATTTATGACGCATATTCACCAGTCATGACCAGCTTATACTGCATGCGTACGGGAGCTCTAGTGTGCAATTACATGGATGTCGAATTGTAGAAAAATGCTCTTTCAATGTGACCTCCGTACGTCTTTCGTTTCCCTCGGCCTGTGATTACTGGGAAGGAAGATTACAAGTACCTGTCCTCGACAGCTTTGAGAAGATATTTGATGCGCTTGCGAGGGACATGATTGCTATTACTGGGTCTCAGTTTGCCGCATTTATGCTGAATCGGTAATCCTCATAATGTTGACTGGATACTATTCTCAGGTCCGTGACCGGAGAGTTCTGGATTTGCGATTATGGCAAAGAGCATGCTTGATGTGTGCCATGTATATTATCGACTAGAGATTGTCCAAATATGTGCATGAACTTGGCATTCCGCCCAGCTTTCTATACAAGCATGACCGGTCCTCTATCCCCGTAATCATATCACTATAAGTCTTGAAGCCGTACTAATCAAGATGGAATTAATCACAGAACACTCTCGAAATAAGTTGTGAGAACATCTTCCTTCACCGGCCCCGCCACAGCTCTCAGCGCCTTATGCGCCTCACACTCTTTATCATAGTACTCCATGTCCTCCAATGAGGCAAAGGTCGTCTTCACAGAGATATTGAAGCCCTTGTTGCGAGGATCGGGGAACGACTCGCCAGCCGCGGCGCTGAGAATATACGGTTTCCCATCCTGTTCAAATGCGTCCTGTCAGTAGCCATTCAACTGTAGGGCCAAAAGAGACAGAccttcaaagctgttttcGCAAGAATCTTGTACTGCTCCAAGATGCGGGCACGGTCTTCCGCCTTGGGAACGTTGAAAAGAGTGATGCGTTCAATAGGGGCCATTTTCAAGACTTAGTGTGTGCAAATTCGCAGGAGGTGGATACAGGCAGATCTCGTAAGGCAAGATAACGTAGAGGTGTACTTCAGGTAGAAATAGAGAGGAGGGGAGGCGATTTCAAGGAGCTCGTGATACTGACTTTCCGGTTACGGATGGATATCATCGGGTATTTATTATGGGCCTGGGGAATCTCCGCAGTGTGGGTAATTCGTGGGCTTTCGGGTTCTCTAATGATGGATTTGAAATCTCCTAGAGACTCTATCTACAGGCTTTTTGGAATTGGATCTGATTGATTGTGCATGGTACTATGTAGTACAAGCCCGACTGCCAAAAGTGAATTGTGAGGTGGATGCGTGAAGTAGTATCTACCGTCGATTCAACAGCCACTTTGGCTACTTTGCAATGCCTGTCTGAAAAGTGCGCAGTCCCGGGATATTGAACACTACAAGAAGAGCAATTGATTCACCTACATCGTCATCTACCATTTCGCGCATCTGGGTAAGAGTCCATAGATTCCgctgacgaagaagaggtgCGGAAATTCTCCG
The Aspergillus fumigatus Af293 chromosome 4, whole genome shotgun sequence DNA segment above includes these coding regions:
- a CDS encoding Rab geranylgeranyltransferase BET4, producing MAGHGIPRYSSLGERSEEALQQELRKIQNYQALDRLVRDKIAGHDYTPETLQKISELLSSNPEYYTVWNYRRRVLQHEFNLASSNDSEEAVTGQIAALIKKDLQFLIPLLRKFPKCYWIWNYRMWLLDEAKRLLPRAVARKFWQEELALVGKMLSLDSRNFHGWGYRRFVVESLEKLAPEDQEVRSMAQDEFEYAKKMIGTNLSNFSAWHYRTKLIQRLLSEQSASDETRKKMLDDELDLIHRALCDPYDQSLWFYHQNLMCTFDPSLSDQSMAPNLSNDERLKYLRKEIGEIQEMLDGAEDCKYIYQALIDCTLLARKVKGTMPSTDQENILSWLSELKKLDPLRCGRWLDFEKSLHADV
- a CDS encoding putative GTPase activating protein (Gyp5): MSSGGTSAEYNGDAFDDASEVQTTSNPSLTVSIPQSSSTRSLTDSPPSGTNATSQFTEAPPLPSVTQNEDKRDEDTEDARSERQSGTDETPRRTRSPKSPLLTTHRLSTTSLDEVNLASNNLDEVTLQNHDLSQEPMSDVPPVPSRNSASSAQSIPLQGLSGNLPSNSWGSPPVNRTPAQVVPAPAPPLTRKLTGPFAWLSRSSTASREVKSPPPQTSRRNTAASVSTLSSNSELTKHDGEDLDGSAARRPRRSSLKDQFKLLRMRDEGLVSENDGASVASGRASISHSAGSPPSIPEEEEHVSAPPLASPQTVPPTANPNLPPGTVSGISASATDASAPVDWELWQKLVNDGPQALKGPNSEEINAAIKRGIPQTIRGVIWQILADSRNPELEEVYKDLVARGTDKEKQVTNGTGEQESLDSSRASVRSENSTTHSNHGSSQSPSQEIDPEKLAKEQAANEIARKKKAKEDAMALQKLEKAIRRDLGARTSYSRYFVSQGNQDGLFGLCKAYALYDEAVGYAQGMNFIVMPLLFNMDEAEAFTLLVKLMNKYGLREMFINDMPGLHRNLYVFERLLEDWEPALYCHLRRRGVHPQLYATQWFLTLFAYRFPLQLVLRIYDLIFEEGLESTILKFAIAIMRRNAETLLTMKDMTPLTTFLKERLFDVYIDKQPSPSSILESGFFGSSGAADKEVYRADIMVQDACGISLAPGTISTYTAEWEEKVRTEREREAELEGLRNTVANQSARIRLLEEQAEASDKEHVQLASELVHLKVENEELSDINDALKFQVSELKIVVDKQPAEVEEKLRTEMDRIMKRNMEVQNENRSLSEQMAEMERELVEAKMQWAEIHEKYENLKQKWSDLRKALD
- a CDS encoding Dabb family protein codes for the protein MAPIERITLFNVPKAEDRARILEQYKILAKTALKDGKPYILSAAAGESFPDPRNKGFNISVKTTFASLEDMEYYDKECEAHKALRAVAGPVKEDVLTTYFESVL